From one Lycium ferocissimum isolate CSIRO_LF1 chromosome 7, AGI_CSIRO_Lferr_CH_V1, whole genome shotgun sequence genomic stretch:
- the LOC132063073 gene encoding uncharacterized protein LOC132063073, with translation MTEEVNNLGNDDHQGLLTERDSGSPEEVRRLKQQLAHVYQAWMTGQPPPPLPQGFSEGIPTIPVSTQAPPVETSDPLCPPGFFPAYNLPNIAGTSTVRPPAGPPRNTPLVVPAATVYTIPQPSPAVRPHHEPQPNVYEGQYYSPEMIFRAPGPYNHATQYDSPIENDKLNRMGEQDEISRKVKSLEQALRNMQGTGGPMNVSYKHLCLFPDIQLPAGFKMPKFELYNGHGDPVAHLRGYCSKMRGAGGKNELLMAYFSQSLSGSASEWYTRQDASKWYTWDDMAQAFVRQFQYNIDIVPDRVSLTKMTKKPNETFCEYGIRWREQLARVNPPMQESEMVDYFLQAQDPTYFSYLITAMGRPFNEVVKMGEMVEEGIKSGRILSYSALKATTQAIQNSSGNFRIKKEKDDIAMVAQGPRQGPRGSSYQYTQNYSQAPPQRYYPVQDPQYFADPPQYVVYNTQSYDRPSTYRQWRAPHQNPRHPPQNFQAPYNPRPRQEYGGEQRPRDNFTPIGESYASLFEKLKHLNMIGTIPQNYADPRAKGFNPTARCAYHSDAPGHSTEDCRTLKREVEKMIQAKMIVIQDSDTPNITENPLPAHNDTHFVGMICDDKEYREFSKSFSKSVAESPIVTLDPDMNEGLVKRVKNPFVEEKTTEIGGGSVDSDMQSG, from the coding sequence ATGACCGAAGAAGTAAACAATTTGGGTAATGACGATCACCAAGGTCTGTTAACTGAACGGGACTCAGGGTCACCTGAGGAGGTGAGAAGGCTTAAACAACAATTGGCCCATGTGTATCAAGCTTGGATGACTGGTCAGCCTCCTCCTCCGCTACCCCAGGGTTTTTCAGAGGGCATTCCTACCATACCAGTTTCAACTCAAGCTCCCCCTGTCGAAACAAGTGACCCGCTTTGTCCCCCGGGATTTTTCCCGGCATATAATCTTCCCAACATCGCTGGTACCTCCACTGTGCGACCTCCAGCCGGACCACCCAGAAATACCCCTCTTGTCGTACCCGCTGCCACTGTCTACACAATCCCGCAACCATCTCCCGCAGTCAGGCCTCACCACGAGCCTCAGCCTAATGTTTATGAAGGCCAATATTACTCTCCAGAAATGATTTTCAGGGCCCCAGGACCGTACAATCATGCCACTCAATATGATTCACCCATTGAGAATGATAAGCTTAATAGGATGGGGGAGCAGGATGAGATATCTAGAAAGGTCAAAAGTTTGGAGCAAGCCCTAAGGAACATGCAGGGTACGGGAGGACCAATGAATGTGTCTTACAAACACTTGTGTTTATTCCCTGATATCCAGCTGCCTGCCGGTTTCAAGATGCCAAAGTTTGAATTGTATAACGGGCATGGGGATCCGGTAGCCCATCTGAGGGGTTATTGTAGCAAAATGAGAGGGGCTGGCGGAaaaaatgaattgttaatgGCTTATTTTAGTCAAAGTTTGAGTGGGTCGGCCTCTGAATGGTACACCCGTCAAGATGCTAGCAAGTGGTACACATGGGATGACATGGCTCAAGCTTTTGTCCGACAGTTTCAGTATAACATAGACATTGTGCCAGATCGTGTTTCCCTAACAAAGATGACAAAGAAACCTAATGAAACGTTCTGTGAGTATGGGATCAGATGGAGGGAACAACTTGCTCGGGTCAATCCACCTATGCAGGAAAGTGAAATGgttgattattttcttcaagctcagGATCCCACATACTTTAGTTATCTAATCACGGCTATGGGTAGACCTTTCAATGAGGTGGTGAAAATGGGAGAAATGGTAGAAGAGGGAATCAAGTCGGGCCGGATATTGAGTTACTCTGCTTTAAAGGCAACTACACAAGCAATTCAGAATAGTTCAGGAAATTTTAggataaaaaaggaaaaggatgaTATAGCCATGGTCGCGCAAGGACCAAGACAAGGCCCTAGGGGATCATCGTATCAATACACCCAAAACTATTCTCAAGCTCCACCCCAACGTTATTACCCCGTACAAGACCCGCAATACTTTGCTGACCCACCTCAATATGTGGTCTACAACACACAGTCATATGACCGACCATCAACCTACCGCCAATGGCGAGCACCACATCAAAACCCTCGTCATCCTCCCCAGAATTTTCAAGCACCTTATAACCCTCGTCCAAGGCAGGAATATGGAGGGGAGCAAAGGCCTAGGGATAATTTCACGCCAATTGGGGAGTCCTACGCAAGTTTGTTTGAGAAATTGAAACATTTGAATATGATAGGTACTATACCTCAAAATTATGCAGATCCTCGTGCAAAAGGTTTCAACCCTACTGCACGATGTGCATACCATTCTGATGCCCCTGGGCACAGTACCGAAGATTGTCGAACTTTGAAAAGAGAGGTGGAAAAGATGATCCAAGCAAAGATGATTGTGATCCAAGATAGTGACACCCCAAACATCACTGAGAATCCTTTACCAGCACATAACGATACACACTTTGTTGGGATGATCTGTGATGATAAAGAGTATAGGGAATTCTCCAAATCATTTAGCAAATCAGTTGCAGAATCTCCCATAGTGACTCTGGATCCCGATATGAATGAGGGTTTGGTTAAAAGAGTGAAGAACCCCTTTGTTGAAGAAAAGACAACTGAAATTGGTGGAGGTTCTGTTGATTCTGATATGCAAAGTGGCTAG